The proteins below come from a single Stutzerimonas stutzeri RCH2 genomic window:
- the miaB gene encoding tRNA (N6-isopentenyl adenosine(37)-C2)-methylthiotransferase MiaB, whose protein sequence is MTRKLFIETHGCQMNEYDSSRMVDLLGEHQALEITENPAEADVILLNTCSIREKAQEKVFSQLGRWRELKLDNPQLVIGVGGCVASQEGAAIRDRAPYVDVVFGPQTLHRLPEMIDAARTTKKPQVDISFPEIEKFDRLPEPRVDGPSAFVSVMEGCSKYCTFCVVPYTRGEEVSRPLADVLAEIVHLAENGVKEVTLLGQNVNGYRHDGHDFADLLHAVAAIDGIGRIRYTTSHPLEFSDAIIQAHADIPQLVKYLHLPVQAGSDRILAAMKRNHTALEYKSRIRRLRAAVPDILISSDFIVGFPGETDKDFEQTMKLIEDVGFDFSYSFVYSARPGTPAADLIDDTPDEVKKQRLAILQQRINQQGFENSRRMVGTTQRILVSDYSKKDPGMLQGRTEHNRIVNFRCDNPRLIGQFVEVHIDDALPHSLRGTLLS, encoded by the coding sequence ATGACCCGCAAGCTTTTCATCGAAACCCATGGCTGCCAGATGAACGAGTACGACAGCTCGCGCATGGTAGACCTGCTGGGCGAACACCAGGCCTTGGAAATCACCGAGAACCCGGCTGAGGCCGACGTGATCCTCCTCAATACCTGCTCGATTCGCGAAAAGGCCCAGGAAAAGGTCTTCTCGCAACTGGGCCGCTGGCGCGAACTGAAACTGGATAATCCGCAGCTGGTGATCGGCGTTGGCGGCTGCGTGGCCAGTCAGGAAGGCGCGGCGATCCGCGACCGCGCCCCGTACGTCGACGTGGTCTTCGGCCCGCAGACCCTGCATCGCCTGCCGGAAATGATCGACGCCGCGCGCACGACCAAGAAGCCGCAGGTGGACATCTCCTTCCCCGAGATCGAGAAGTTCGACCGCCTGCCCGAGCCGCGCGTCGATGGGCCCAGCGCCTTCGTCTCGGTCATGGAAGGCTGCAGCAAGTACTGCACCTTCTGCGTGGTGCCCTACACCCGCGGCGAGGAAGTCAGCCGGCCGCTGGCCGACGTGCTGGCGGAAATCGTCCACCTCGCCGAGAACGGCGTGAAGGAAGTCACCCTGCTGGGACAGAACGTCAACGGCTACCGCCACGACGGGCATGACTTCGCCGACCTGCTGCACGCGGTCGCCGCGATCGACGGCATCGGCCGGATTCGTTACACCACCAGCCACCCGCTGGAATTCTCCGATGCCATCATCCAGGCCCACGCCGACATTCCGCAGCTGGTCAAATACCTTCACCTGCCCGTACAGGCCGGTTCCGACCGTATCCTCGCAGCGATGAAGCGCAACCACACCGCGCTGGAATACAAGTCGCGCATCCGCCGGTTGCGGGCGGCGGTACCGGATATCCTGATCAGTTCGGACTTCATCGTCGGCTTCCCCGGCGAGACCGACAAGGACTTCGAGCAGACCATGAAACTGATCGAAGACGTCGGTTTCGACTTCTCCTATTCGTTCGTCTACAGCGCCCGCCCCGGCACGCCGGCGGCAGACCTGATCGACGACACGCCGGACGAGGTGAAGAAGCAGCGCCTGGCTATCCTGCAGCAACGCATCAACCAGCAGGGTTTCGAGAACAGCCGACGGATGGTGGGCACGACCCAGCGCATCCTCGTCAGCGATTACTCGAAGAAGGACCCGGGCATGCTGCAGGGCCGCACCGAGCACAACCGCATCGTCAATTTCCGCTGCGACAACCCTCGGCTGATCGGCCAGTTCGTCGAGGTGCACATCGACGATGCGCTGCCGCATTCGCTGCGCGGCACCCTGCTGTCTTGA